A genomic region of Anaerolineales bacterium contains the following coding sequences:
- a CDS encoding YcaQ family DNA glycosylase, protein MLHIDAQTARRYILGKQGLWPGRRWQGARGTQQAMRAMEYLQLDPLQIIARSQDIKLHGRVLEYRPGDWERPTYQQRKFFDWGGWLAVRPMDELPYWRVVMRREREEAQRLRSSAHEHAAAIAEMRQLLRQRGTLSNRDFKMAERQRTESYRGRKDSAVALYYLWRTGEVMTHHRENFERVYALTEAVAPAELIYEASDADTDRFLFLKEVRFNGLTRLNRTADVFFRGVPTEKAQQIVGDMLAKGELIEVQVEGWKHIYCAVGRDRKLLQTLAAGRVPTAWAPRGPSTQEEVTFLAPLEPVSARGRAKLLFDFDYVWEVYKPEPQRKYGYYTLPILWGDQLVGRFDSKLDRSANRYHILGLWLENEALAQNADFGDALAQGFARFVRFLGAGGLDASRVQSPRLRKRLAARG, encoded by the coding sequence ATGCTTCACATTGACGCGCAAACCGCGCGCCGCTACATTCTCGGTAAGCAAGGCCTGTGGCCGGGGCGCCGCTGGCAGGGCGCCCGCGGCACACAGCAGGCCATGCGTGCCATGGAGTATCTGCAGCTCGATCCGCTGCAGATCATCGCCCGCAGCCAGGATATCAAGCTGCACGGCCGCGTGCTGGAGTACCGCCCGGGTGACTGGGAGCGCCCCACCTACCAGCAGCGCAAATTCTTCGATTGGGGCGGCTGGTTGGCCGTGCGCCCGATGGATGAGCTGCCGTACTGGCGCGTGGTCATGCGGCGCGAGCGCGAGGAAGCGCAACGCCTGCGCAGCAGCGCACACGAGCACGCCGCGGCCATCGCCGAGATGCGCCAACTGCTGCGCCAGCGCGGCACGCTGAGCAATCGTGATTTCAAGATGGCCGAGCGCCAGCGCACCGAAAGCTACCGTGGCCGCAAAGACAGCGCGGTGGCGCTGTACTACCTTTGGCGCACCGGCGAAGTGATGACCCATCATCGCGAGAACTTCGAGCGCGTCTATGCCCTCACGGAAGCCGTGGCGCCCGCCGAGCTGATCTATGAGGCCAGCGATGCGGATACCGACCGTTTCCTTTTCCTCAAAGAGGTGCGCTTCAACGGCCTGACGCGCCTCAACCGCACCGCCGATGTGTTCTTTCGTGGCGTGCCCACGGAGAAGGCTCAGCAGATCGTTGGCGATATGCTGGCCAAGGGGGAGCTGATTGAAGTGCAAGTGGAGGGCTGGAAGCATATCTACTGTGCTGTGGGCCGCGACCGCAAGCTTTTGCAAACCCTGGCTGCCGGGCGCGTGCCCACGGCCTGGGCGCCGCGCGGCCCCAGCACCCAGGAGGAAGTGACCTTCCTGGCGCCGCTGGAACCCGTCAGTGCCCGCGGCCGCGCCAAACTCTTATTTGACTTTGATTATGTGTGGGAGGTGTACAAGCCGGAGCCGCAGCGCAAATATGGCTACTACACCTTGCCGATCTTGTGGGGCGATCAGTTGGTGGGGCGCTTTGACAGCAAGCTGGATCGTAGCGCCAACCGCTATCACATTCTTGGCTTATGGCTCGAGAACGAAGCATTGGCGCAGAATGCAGACTTTGGCGATGCCCTGGCGCAGGGCTTTGCCCGCTTCGTGCGCTTTTTGGGCGCGGGCGGGCTGGATGCCAGCCGCGTGCAGTCGCCGCGGCTGCGCAAGCGCTTGGCTGCCCGCGGCTAG